A genome region from Nocardiopsis exhalans includes the following:
- a CDS encoding ATP-dependent helicase, with amino-acid sequence MRRAHQVQPPPVLDENQQRVVDHPGGPLLVLAGPGTGKTTTIVEAVVDRIDNRGVDPSRILVLTFSRKAAQELRERITGRLRRTTREPLALTFHSYAYSLIRREFQRMGDLPPRLLSGPEQLMEVRELLKWEFEDGAQAWPERLRPALETRGFAEELRDFLMRAQERGLGPQTLAGMAAERDRDDWTAAAGFLSRMNGRFDIAPVPTLNYAELVRVAANMLTDPEVQERERSAHEVVFVDEYQDTDPAQEELLRALAGDGRDLIAVGDPDQSIYAFRGAEVHNILDFPSRFPTLERKDAPVVALQTCRRSGSVLLAASRGLTRRLPAVSSARGQVNAHRALTPAEGVPDGEVHVLMADSATQEAAVIADTLRRAHLMDGVPWSDMAVLVRSSSRQLPVLRRALTAASVPVVVGSDDLPVAAEPIVRPMLGLIRYGLRPEELDDDAARELLMSPFGEADTVRLRRLVRALRRLDLDRVREEGEAGESAAGEAEPAGYRPSSQLLVDALRDPRELTLVDPAIAAPATRVAGALRTVRDLTAKGSDAEQVLWELWRDSGLADRFLRASQAGGRRGAAADRDLDAVVALFESAARYCDRLPPGTPDGFLDDLAAQEIPGDSLAERAPEGEAVRILTAHRSKGLEWGLVVVAGAQEGEWPDLRLRGSLLGVEELVDAESHSADSFGAALASKLLDEERRLFYVALTRARRSLYVTCVGGEDTDERPSRFLNEMGMGDPEPVSTGRRWLSLPALVADLRSVVTDPSAPGPLREAAAAHLARLAEEGVRGADPAEWYALTPFTDDRPLSDPEDTIRVSPSQVESFTNCQLRWLLERAAGASSGDSASALGTVVHAVAVLVAQGSSAEEVSSRMDEIWTDLDFGGPWQSDKQRDRADEMVRKFITWDATNDRELVVTEEGFKVDVGGIEITGRVDRLERDTEGRAVVVDLKTGGTKADDLARHPQLGVYQMAVLKGAFAKLGLAEPGGAALVQVGKAALSKKAREQAQPPLGEDPDPGWAQTLVHEVATGMGGSRFAATRNTGCNSCAVRACCPVQDEGRHV; translated from the coding sequence GTGCGGCGCGCCCACCAGGTGCAGCCGCCTCCGGTGCTGGACGAGAACCAGCAGCGCGTGGTCGATCACCCGGGCGGGCCGCTCCTCGTCCTGGCGGGCCCCGGGACCGGCAAGACCACCACCATCGTCGAGGCCGTCGTCGACCGCATCGACAACCGCGGCGTGGACCCCTCGCGCATCCTGGTGCTCACCTTCAGCCGAAAAGCCGCGCAGGAGCTCCGTGAGCGCATCACCGGCCGCCTGCGCCGCACCACCCGCGAACCCTTGGCGCTGACCTTCCACAGTTACGCCTACTCCCTCATCCGCCGTGAGTTCCAGCGGATGGGCGACCTGCCGCCCCGGCTGCTGTCCGGCCCCGAGCAGCTCATGGAGGTGCGCGAGCTGCTGAAGTGGGAGTTCGAGGACGGCGCGCAGGCCTGGCCCGAGCGGCTGCGTCCCGCCCTGGAGACCCGCGGTTTCGCCGAGGAGCTGCGCGACTTCCTCATGCGCGCCCAGGAACGCGGGCTCGGCCCGCAGACGCTGGCCGGGATGGCCGCCGAACGCGACCGCGACGACTGGACCGCCGCGGCCGGGTTCCTCTCCCGGATGAACGGCCGCTTCGACATCGCCCCCGTGCCCACGCTCAACTACGCCGAGCTGGTGCGGGTGGCCGCCAACATGCTCACCGACCCCGAGGTGCAGGAGCGCGAGCGGTCCGCTCACGAGGTGGTGTTCGTGGACGAGTACCAGGACACCGACCCCGCCCAGGAGGAGCTGCTGCGCGCCCTGGCCGGGGACGGCCGCGACCTCATCGCGGTCGGCGACCCGGACCAGTCCATCTACGCCTTCCGCGGCGCCGAGGTGCACAACATCCTGGACTTCCCCAGCCGGTTCCCCACCCTGGAGCGCAAGGACGCTCCGGTGGTCGCGCTGCAGACCTGTCGTCGCAGCGGTTCCGTCCTGCTGGCGGCCTCGCGCGGCCTCACCCGCCGCCTGCCCGCTGTGTCCTCCGCGCGCGGCCAGGTCAACGCCCACCGCGCCCTCACCCCGGCCGAGGGGGTCCCCGACGGCGAGGTGCACGTCCTGATGGCCGACAGCGCCACCCAGGAGGCCGCGGTCATCGCCGACACCCTGCGCCGCGCCCACCTGATGGACGGGGTCCCGTGGTCGGACATGGCGGTGCTGGTGCGCTCCTCCAGCCGCCAGCTCCCGGTCCTGCGCCGCGCGCTCACCGCCGCCTCGGTGCCGGTGGTCGTGGGCTCGGACGACCTGCCGGTGGCCGCCGAACCGATCGTCCGTCCGATGCTCGGCCTGATCCGCTACGGCCTGCGCCCCGAGGAACTGGACGACGACGCCGCCCGCGAGCTTTTGATGAGCCCGTTCGGCGAGGCCGACACGGTGCGGTTGCGGCGTCTGGTGCGGGCACTGCGCCGCCTGGATCTGGACCGGGTCAGGGAAGAGGGCGAAGCCGGGGAAAGCGCAGCAGGGGAAGCTGAGCCTGCCGGGTACCGGCCCTCCTCCCAGCTGCTCGTGGACGCGCTGCGCGACCCCCGGGAACTCACCCTGGTGGACCCCGCCATCGCCGCTCCCGCCACCCGGGTGGCGGGGGCCCTGCGTACCGTCCGCGACCTCACCGCCAAGGGATCCGACGCCGAACAGGTCCTCTGGGAGCTGTGGCGCGACAGCGGTCTGGCCGACCGCTTCCTGCGCGCCAGCCAGGCCGGAGGCCGCCGGGGTGCCGCCGCCGACCGCGACCTCGACGCCGTGGTCGCGCTGTTCGAGAGCGCCGCCCGCTACTGCGACCGGCTGCCGCCCGGCACCCCCGACGGCTTCCTCGACGATCTGGCCGCCCAGGAAATCCCCGGGGACAGCCTCGCCGAACGCGCGCCCGAGGGCGAGGCGGTGCGCATCCTCACCGCCCACCGCTCCAAGGGCCTGGAGTGGGGGCTGGTCGTGGTGGCCGGGGCCCAGGAGGGCGAGTGGCCGGACCTGCGCCTGCGCGGTTCGCTGCTCGGCGTGGAGGAGCTGGTGGACGCCGAGAGCCACTCCGCGGACTCCTTCGGTGCGGCCCTGGCCTCCAAACTGCTGGACGAGGAGCGCCGCCTGTTCTACGTGGCGCTCACCCGCGCCCGCCGTTCCCTCTACGTGACCTGTGTGGGCGGTGAGGACACCGACGAGCGGCCTTCGCGTTTCCTCAACGAGATGGGGATGGGCGACCCGGAGCCGGTGAGTACCGGCCGCCGCTGGCTCTCCCTGCCCGCGCTCGTCGCCGACCTGCGCTCGGTGGTCACCGACCCTTCCGCGCCCGGGCCGCTGCGTGAGGCGGCCGCAGCCCATCTGGCCCGCCTGGCCGAGGAAGGGGTACGGGGGGCCGATCCGGCGGAGTGGTACGCGCTCACCCCGTTCACCGACGACCGCCCGCTCTCCGACCCCGAGGACACCATCCGGGTCTCGCCCTCCCAGGTGGAGAGCTTCACCAACTGTCAGCTGCGCTGGCTGCTGGAGCGCGCCGCCGGGGCCTCTTCGGGCGACTCCGCCTCCGCGCTCGGCACCGTCGTGCACGCGGTCGCCGTCCTGGTCGCCCAGGGCAGCAGCGCGGAGGAGGTCAGCTCCCGGATGGACGAGATCTGGACCGACCTCGACTTCGGCGGGCCTTGGCAGTCCGACAAGCAGCGCGACCGGGCGGACGAGATGGTCCGCAAGTTCATCACCTGGGACGCCACCAACGACCGCGAGCTGGTCGTCACGGAGGAGGGTTTCAAGGTGGACGTGGGCGGCATCGAGATCACCGGCCGAGTGGACCGCCTCGAACGCGACACCGAGGGCCGCGCCGTGGTCGTGGACCTCAAGACCGGCGGCACCAAGGCCGACGACCTGGCCCGACACCCCCAGCTCGGCGTCTACCAGATGGCCGTGCTCAAGGGTGCGTTCGCCAAACTCGGCCTGGCCGAACCCGGCGGCGCCGCGCTGGTCCAGGTCGGCAAGGCCGCACTCAGCAAGAAGGCGCGCGAACAGGCTCAGCCCCCGCTGGGCGAGGACCCCGACCCCGGATGGGCGCAGACCCTCGTGCACGAGGTCGCCACCGGCATGGGCGGATCCCGCTTCGCCGCCACCCGCAACACCGGATGCAACTCGTGCGCCGTACGCGCCTGCTGCCCGGTTCAGGACGAGGGCCGACATGTCTGA
- a CDS encoding MGMT family protein, with translation MTEALPRDGGPDEYTEDVLSVVERIPPGKVMSYGDIAEYVGRGGPRQVGSVMSQWGGGVPWWRVVRADGRPASGHEVRALSRYAEEGTPMRPGSDRVDMRQARWDGGNEG, from the coding sequence ATGACCGAAGCGCTGCCCCGGGACGGTGGACCCGACGAGTACACCGAGGACGTCCTGTCCGTGGTCGAGCGGATCCCGCCCGGCAAGGTGATGAGCTACGGCGACATCGCCGAGTACGTCGGCCGCGGCGGGCCACGGCAGGTGGGTTCGGTCATGTCCCAGTGGGGCGGGGGAGTGCCCTGGTGGCGGGTGGTGCGCGCGGACGGGCGACCGGCCTCCGGGCACGAGGTGCGGGCCCTTTCCCGCTACGCCGAGGAGGGCACTCCGATGCGGCCCGGCAGTGATCGGGTGGACATGCGGCAGGCCCGGTGGGACGGGGGAAACGAGGGCTGA